The Intrasporangium calvum DSM 43043 sequence ACACCCGACGAGCAAGTCGCGGGCCCCCGGCGGACGGGGCACCTAGGCTCGGTTCGTGGACCTCACCATCGTCGGATGCTCCGGATCGTTCGCGGGGCCGGACTCGCCTGCGTCGAGCTATCTGGTCCGGAGCGAGCACGAAGGCCGGACGTGGAGCATCGTTCTCGACCTCGGCAACGGCGCGCTCGGCCACCTCCAGCGGCACGTCGACCCGCTGACGGTGGACGCGGTCCTCGTCAGCCACCTCCACGTGGACCACTGCATCGACCTGTGCGGTCTCTACGTCATGCTCAAGTACGTCCCCGGAGGCTCGGGCCGGGAAGGGCTGCCGGCCTACGGCCCGGAGGGGACGGGCGACCACCTGGTCCGCGCGTACGGCAACGAGGAGATCGAGGACGTCCCGGGGGTCTTCGACTTCCGGACGTTCACCGATCGGGAGCCTGTCGTCGTGGGGCCCTTCACGATCACTCCCGTCCGGGTGGAGCACCCGATCGAGGCCTACGGCTTCCGCGTCGAGGCCGACGGCCGGGTGCTCGTCTACACCGGGGACACCGACCTGTGCGACGCCTTGACCCCGCTCATGACGGGGGCCGACCTCGTGCTCGCGGACGCGGCCTTCGTCGACGGCCGGGACGAGGTCCGCGGCATCCACCTGTCGGGCAGCCGCGCCGCCGAGGCGGCCGTCCGAGCGGGTGGCGTCCAGCGGCTCATGCTCACGCACCTGCCCGCGTGGAACGACCCCGAGCAGTGCCGGGCCCAGGCGGCCGCCGTGTGGCCGGGTGAGGTCGAGCTCGCCAAGCCGGGTGCCACCTACACCGTGTGACGGGATTCCGTATGCCGCTGGGCTCGGTCCAACGGCTCCGTGACCTCGGGCGCGGGGCCGGGCTGGGTGGACGACCGGCGACCTACCGTTGAGGGATGGCTAGCCTCAGGGGCATGACTGCGACACGACATGACGGACGGGCCCCCGACGAGACCCGGGAGGTGCGGATCACCCGTGGGTGGCTCGACCACGCCGAGGGCAGCGTCCTCGTGGAGTTCGGGCGCACCCGGGTGCTCTGTGCGGCCTCCTTCACCGAGGGCGTGCCGCGCTGGCTCAAGGGTCGGGGAACGGGGTGGGTGACGGCCGAGTACGCCATGCTGCCCCGGGCCACGAACACCCGCTCGGACCGCGAGAGCGTCAAGGGGCGCATCGGCGGCCGGACCCATGAGATCTCGCGGCTCATCGGCCGCAGCCTGCGCGCCGTGATCGACACCAAGGCGCTCGGCGAGAACACCATCGTCCTCGACTGCGACGTCCTCCAGGCCGACGGCGGCACCCGGACCGCGGCCATCACCGGCGCCTACGTCGCGCTGGCCGACGCCATCGAGGACGCTCGAGCCAGGGGCCTCATCGCCAAGGGAGCCCAGCCGCTGACCGGCTCGGTCGCCGCGGTCTCCGTGGGCATCGTCGGTGGCCGGGCCGTCATCGACCTCGACTACCCCGAGGACTCGACCGCGGAGACGGACATGAACGTCGTCATGACGGGCGACGGGCGCTACATCGAGGTGCAGGGCACCGCCGAGGGCGAGCCCTTCGACCGCGCCCTCCTCGACGACCTGCTGGAGCTCGCGGCCAAGGGGTGCGCCGACCTCACCGCAGCCCAGCGAGCCGCCCTCGCCTCCGGTTCGGAGGGGGTCGCGTCATGACCAGGCTCGTCCTCGCCACCCGGAACCACCACAAGGTCGAGGAGATGCGCGAGATCCTCGCCGACGTCTGCACCCAGCTCGACCTCGAGATCGTGGGTCTCGACGAGTTCCCCGACGCCCCGGACGTGGTCGAGGACGGCGTCACGTTCGAGACGAACGCCGTCCTCAAGGCGCAGTCGGCAGCCGAGGCGACCGGGCTCCCGGCGCTCGCGGACGACTCGGGTCTGGCGGTGGACGTGCTCGGCGGCGCCCCGGGGATCTTCAGCGCTCGCTGGTCGGGCCGGAAGGGCGCAGGAGCCGACCGCGCCAACCTGGAGCTGCTCCTGGCCCAGCTGGACGACGTGCGCCACGAGCACCGTGGGGCTGCGTTCGTCTGCGCGGCGGCGCTGGTGCTGCCCGACGGTCGGTCCGCAGTGGAGGTCGGGCGCTTCCCCGGCCAGGTGGCTCGCGAGCCGCGGGGCACCGGTGGCTTCGGGTATGACCCGATCTTCGTCCCGGACGGCCAGCCCGACGCCTCGCTGGAGCGGACCCTCGCCGAGTACTCGCCCGCGGAGAAGAACGGGGTCTCGCACCGCCACGTGGCCTTCCGGGCGCTGGTCCCTCGTCTCAGGGAGCTGCTCCGGCCATGAGCTCGACCAGCCCGCCGCGTGGCAGCGCCGCGCCGCACCCCTCCGGGCGCACCGGGGGCCGGGCGCTCGCCGCCGCGCGCGGGCTGGTCTCCGGTTTGCTGACCGTCGGGCTGGCGACCCTGCTGGCCGCGCTGATGCAGCAGGTCGGGGCGACGAGCGGTCAGCCGGCGCCCATCGCAGCTGTCAGTGGCGCCTTCATCGACCGGACGCCCGCGTGGCTCAAGGACCTGGCGATCGCCGCCTTCGGCTCCAATGACAAGCGTGCCCTGCTCGTCGGCGTCGTCCTCGTCCTCGCCATGGGCTGCCTGCTCATCGGGGTCCTCGCCACCCGGCGGTCGAGGCTTGCCCTCACCGCTTTTGCGTTGCTGGGTGCCGTCGGCGGCGCGGCCGTCCTCTCCCGTCCGGAGGCGACAGCCGCGGACGCCGTGCCCACCCTCGTGGGGACGGCGGTCGGGCTGTGGTTCCTCGGGCGCGGGTACCGCGAGCCGGCCGCCTCGGACGTCGGGAACCCCGCCCGACGGCTCGTGCTGGGGGCCGTGGTAGGCGGCTCAGCGGCATACGTCGGGGGCTGGCTCGGTGGTGACTCCACCGAGGCCACGGCGTCGCGCGAGGCGATCGCGAGGGAGCCGGCGCGCGCCACTCCGGTCGCCGTCCCCGCCGGGGCGGACCTCGACGTCCCGGGCGCGGCGCCGTTCATCGTCCCGAACGACGACTTCTACCGGATCGACACCGCCATCGTCGTACCGCGCCTCACTGCCGAGGACTGGCGGCTCAAGGTCACCGGGCTGATCGACCGTGAGGTCGAGATCGACTGGGCGACGTTGCAGGACAAACCGATGCGCGAAGCCCTCGTCACCCTTGCGTGCGTGTCCAACGAGGTCGGCGGGGATCTGGTCGGCAACGCGGTCTGGACCGGCTGGCCCGTGCGCGAGCTGCTCGCGCTCGCCGGTCCGCGATCGGGCGCGGACATGGTCCTGCAGACGAGCGCCGACGGGTGGACGTGCGGGACCCCCCTCGGTGCCCTGACGGACGAGCGGAACGCCTTGCTCGCGGTGCGGATGAACGGGGAGCCACTTCCCTTCGAGCACGGCTTTCCGGTACGGCTCGTCGTGCCGGGGCTCTATGGCTACGTGTCCGCGTGCAAGTGGGTCACCGAGCTGAAGGTGACGACCTTCGCGGACGACGTCGGCTACTGGACGCCGCGTGGCTGGTCGGCAGACGGGCCCATCAAGACGTCCTCGCGGATCGACGTGCCTCGAACCGGTGCGACGGTGCCCGCGGGCCGGGTCGCGGTGGCCGGTGTGGCCTGGGCGCAGCACCGGGGCGTCTCCTCGGTCGAGGTCCAGGTCGATGACGGTCCCTGGACGGCCGCGCGGCTCGCCACCGACGCGAGCATCGACGCGTGGCGGCAGTGGGTCCTCGACTGGGAGGCGCGACCCGGGAGCCACGTTCTGCGGGTTCGGGCCCGGGACCGCGCTGGAAACCTCCAGTCCGCCGTCGAGCGACCGCCGGCGCCGAACGGCGCCGAAGGACTCCACACCATCGCGGTGCAGGTCGCCTGATCGCACCGACGCCGTCCGTGTTCCCCGCATGGGGATGCGGGCCAAGCCCGTCGCCAAGCCCGTCGCCAAGCCCGTCGCGAGGTCTGTCGAGGGTGCTGTCGGTGGTCCGTGATAGGGGAACGTATCGCTGAATCACCCTCTCCTGCAGTCATTTTCAACCACTTTCCGGTGCTGCGAAGTCTTGATCGGAGGGCGTTGCTGTGATGGGATGAAGATGGCTTCGCGAGGTGGCTGGCGCGTCGCCGTCGGGATCAGCGTGGCTGGGACCCGGGCTGGACCGTCGTCAGGGAGGGGACGTGATGCCGTTCATCGAGGCGCCGCTGTCTCCGCTGGAGCTGGCCCTGCGGCGTGGACTCGGGGGCCACGGGCTGACTCCCGAGGGAACGGTCCTGCAGTCCGCAGCGCAGCCGAGGCCGCCAGCCCGGCTCGACCTGTTTCCGAGGGGGCCTGTCACGGAGCTCCATGTCGGTCCTGCCGGTGACCGACATGGAGCGGGCCCGGGGGACCGGGTCGACGACCAGGGAGAGGGCCAGAGCCAGGGCCAGAGCCAGGGAGAGGACGAGGGGCTTGCCGCCTACCTCACGCTCGAGCAGGCGGCCGGCGCCCTGGTGGCGCAGATCGAGGCTCTGGAGGAACGCAGGGCGCGTCTCGACGCCGAGCTGATGGAGGTCTACGGCGCCCTCCACACGGTCCTCGAGCAGGCTCACGCCGCGCACCAGGCCCAGCTACCCGATGGCCTGCCGCGGGAGAGCCCGGCCGAGGCCAGCGTCAGCGTCGAGCAGCTCGTCGTCCAGGAGGTCGCACTCGCGACGCCGGTGCCGGCGTTCGAGGTGCGCCGTCGACTGGAGCTCGCGGCGGCGCCGCGTCGGCACCGACCACTGCTGGATCGACTCGCCACCGGCTCCGTCTCGCTGCTGCATGCCGCTCTGATCGCCGGGGCGACCCGGGAGCTTCCGGATGACGCGATCGCGACGATCACCGAGCGTGTCCTGGCTCCGATGCCGGACGGGTCCCGTCCCACTCACCAGGTCATCACGCGCCGGTTGCGACGCCTGGTCGCCTCCTCAGCCGGCGAGAACGCGACACGCGGCCGACGGAACGCTTTGGCCGCCCGCAGCGCCCACGGCGAGCTGACCGAGCACGGCACGGGCCTGCTCTCGATCACCACCAGCGCAGAGCGGACCGTCGCGATCATGGAGCGGCTGGAGGCCCTGGCCCGTGCCCTGCGTGCGGCGGGCGATCCGCGCACCTTCGCCCAGCTCCGGTCGGACCTCGCCACCGATGCACTCCTGGGGCACATCTACGGGCCGTGCTCCCAGCACTCACGGATGACGAACTCCTTCCTCGACGGACCGCCGGCTGTCCCCACTGAGCTCGCTTCGGCCCCTGTCACCGGCGCGACTCCTGTCACGGCTGCGACTCCTGACCTTGCTGCGACTCCTGACCTTGCTGCGACTCCTGGCACCCCGCCTCCGTGGCTCGCCGAAGCTGACTGCGCTCCCTGCCTCCCCGGTGCAGCCGTGCCGATCGGCGCCGCTTTGGTCGACGGCACCGCTTTGGTCGACGGCACCGCTTCGGTCGACGGCACCGCTTCGGTCGACGGCACCGCGGAGGCGTCCCAGGCGGGTCCCTGTGCCTGCGCACCCGTGGCTCCACCGGCCCACGTGTGGATCGTCGTTCCCTTCGAGGTCGCCACCGGCGCGAGTGACGCGGCCTGCGAGATGCCCGGACATGGGTGGGTCACCGCGCGGCACGCACGCGAGATCATCACTGCCGAGGGGTCGCAATGGCGATGGCTCGCCGTCGACGCACTGACCGGCCAGGCCCTCAAGCTCGGCACGGACCGGTATCGACCCACTCCGGCCATGACCGAGCAGGTTCGCGCGCTCGACGGGCACTGCCGTGCGCCGGGCTGTCTGGTCCCGGCCCGCCGATGCGACATCGACCACCACGTGCCATACCCGGAGGGTGAGACCTCGACGACCAATGCTGGACCTCTGGACCGGCAGCACCACAACCTCAAGACCGCGCGGTACTCGACGTGCACCCCCACGGCAGATCATGAGCTGACTCGCGGACTGCGCTGGACGACCGTGGCGGGGAGGGAGCGCACGACCTACCCCAAGAACTACCGTGAGGCCTTGGACGACACACCCCCGCACTGCGATCCACGTCGGTCACTGGACGACCCGCCACCCTTCTGAGCGGGGCGGCGAGGTCCGCAGACAAGGCGACGCGCGGACAGGACGACGCGCGGACACGACGATGCGCGGCGCGGTGGCACAACAGCACGTGGCCGGCCCAGAGCCCAGCATGATCGGCAGGTGGGGCGACCCCCCCGCACGTCGTGGCGGGTGGACCTAGGAGCCCGCCTGACCGACGACCGCGTCCGCCTCGATCTCGACGAGGAGTACCGGGTCGATCAACGCGGAGACCTGCACCATGGTCGCGGCCGGTCGGGAAGCTCCGAAGACCTCCCCGTGGGCGCGGCCGATCTCCTCCCAGCGCGTGATGTCGGTGACGAAGATCCTGGTCCGCACCACGTCCACCGGGGAGGCGCCGAGCTCCGCGAGGGCGGCGACGATGATCTCGAGAACAGCCTTCGTCTGCAGGTAGGCGTCACCGCCCCCGACGACCGCTCCGTCCCGGACCGCGGTCGTTCCCGCGACGTGGATCGTGTCGCCGACCCGCACCGCGCGCGAGTAGCCGACGTGTCGTTCCCAAGCACTGCCCGTGCTCACCTGTTGCCGCATGTCGTCAGGGTAGGCAACTAGGCTGGGCCGCGGTTCTCCGCATGGAGGGCCGCCCAGGCGGACGTGGTGGAACTGGCAGACACGCAGGATTTAGGTTCCTGTGCCTCGGCGTGCGGGTTCGAGTCCCGCCGTCCGCACTCTCGTGCACGATCGACGAAGGAGACCCGTGAGCGACCGACTCCAGCCCGGTGACCAAGCCCCCGACTTCACCCTGCCCGACGACACCGGTGCGACCGTCCGCCTCAGCGACTTCCGCGGTCGCAAGGCGATCGTGTACTTCTACCCGGCGGCCATGACACCGGGCTGCACCACGCAGGCGTGTGACTTCAGTGAGTCGCTGGAGTCGCTGCGACGTGACGGCTACGAGGTCCTCGGCATCAGCAAGGACGAGCCGGGCAAGCTCGCGAAGTTCCGTGAGCGTGACGCACTGACCATCCCGCTCCTCTCGGACGAGTCGCTCGAGGTGCATCGCGCCTACGGGGCGTACGGCGAGAAGAAGCTGTACGGGAAGACGGTCGAGGGGGTCATCCGGTCCACGTTCGTCATCGACGCGGACGGGGTCATCGTCCATGCGCTCTACAACGTCAAGGCGACGGGACACGTCGCCAAGCTTCGACGCGACCTCGGTCTCGCCGTCTGACCCCTCCTTGGCGAAGCCCCGACTAGAGTCGACAGCAGCCTGCCGAAAGGAATCGTCATGACTGAGACCGCACGCATCGAGAGGGACATCGAGGCAGCCCGGGCGCGCCTCGAGGGGACCGTCAACGAGCTGGCCTACCGCGCCCAGCCCAAGGTCATCGCCGAGCGCCAAGCCCAGAGCCTCAAGCTCAAGCTCAACGAGGCGACGCACACGCCCGACGGTGATCTGCGGGTCGAGCGGGTCGGCGCCGTCGTCGCCGCCGTGGTGGCCCTGGTGGTCGTGACGGCGCTCATCCGACGGCGCGGCCGCCGCTGACCTGTCCCCGTGGAGACCAGCACACCCAGATGAGCAAGACCACGTCGCCCACCGCGTCACGCAGCGGATCGGCAGCCGGTAGGCTGCCGATCCGCATGCTTCATGACCGGCTCCTCGTCAGCCTCGAGCACGAGGGCGAGCGCCGCAGCGGAGGCGGCATCCTCATCCCGGCCACGGCCACCGTCGGCAAGCGCCTGGCCTGGGCCGAGGTCGTCGCGACGGGCCCGACGGTGCGGCAGGTCAAGCCCGGCGACCGGGTGCTGTTCGATCCCGAGGAGCGGGCCGAGGTCGAGCTGCAGGGTCACGACTACGCCCTGCTCCGCGAGCGCGACATCCACGCCGTCGCGGCGTCCCGCGTCGAGGACGGCCAGACCGGGCTGTACCTCTGAGGCCCCGCGGTGGCCCTGGGGCCGACAGCGAGGGGTGGCGAGCGCCCGACGGGACCGCTCGATGCAGAAGAGGCCTCCCGCAGCGCGGGAGGCCTCTTCGGAAGTGCGCCGCCAGGGACTCGAACCCCGAACCCAGTGATTAAGAGTCACTTGCTCTGCCAATTGAGCTAGCGGCGCAACGAGGGGAAACATTAGCAGGCGGCTAGGGACGCGACAAAATCGACTCCGGGCTCACGGAACCGGCCTTTTCGCGGCGTTCTCGGTGCTTCCCGCGGACCAGGAGGAGTGCCCCTCCGAGCATGAAGGCGAGGTAGGCGAGCAGACCCCCCAGGTGCTCGTCGTCGGTCACCTGCGTCGAGGTCCCCTGGGGTGTGTTGGTCACCGGCTTGGGGTCGCCGGTGCTGACGATCCCCGGGGCTGGCAGGCTCGTCGGCTGGCCGTCCGCAGCCAGGCCCAGCACGGTGCCCGGGCGAGGGCCCCCCGCCGCCGGAGCCGCGAGAGCGCTGCCCACGAGCGTCAAGGCGAGGCTGACGACGATGAGGCCGACGATGATCCCGACCGTGATCTGCTGCATTCGCTTCTTGCCCGACATCACCGGCCCATTGTGGCGTATCGCACCGGCGCGGTCGGGAGGCGCGGTCGGCAGGCGCGGTCGGCAGGCGCGGTCGGGAGGGACGGCAGGGAGGCGGACAGCGGGACGAGCCCAAGCGGCATACGGTGCGAAAAGAAAGATCCCCGCACGTGCGGCCACGTGCGGGGATCACCTGGGGTGAGTGACGGGACTTGAACCCGCGACCACCTGGACCACAACCAGGTGCTCTACCAGCTGAGCTACACCCACCAAGTCGCTGCAGACAGCGACGCCAATCGTACAGGCTCCGGGGGAGTGCTCGTGACACCCCCGGTCGCCGACCGCGCCGAGGTCCGATCGGTCAGTGCTCGACCACGTGGCTCTCCGCGAGCGCCTTGGCCGTCGCGCTGTCCGGGCCCGGCTGAGGGACGAACACCGCCTCGCGGTAGTACCGCAACTCGGCGATGGACTCCTTGATGTCAGCCAGCGCCCGGTGGCCACCGGACTTCTTCGGGGCGTTGAAGTAGACCCTCGGATACCAGCGCCGGGACAGCTCCTTGATCGACGAGACGTCGATGATCCGGTAGTGCAGGTGTGTCTCGAGGTCCGGCATGTCGCGGGCGAGGAAGCCGCGGTCGGTCGCCACGCTGTTGCCGCCCAACGGCGCCTTGCGCGGCTCGGGGACGAAGCTGCGCACGTAGTCCAGGACCAGGGACTGCGCCTCCTCGAGCGTCACCCCACCGTCCAGCTCGTCGAGGAGTCCCGACGTCGTGTGCATGTCGCGCACGAACTCGTCCATCTGGTCGAGCGCAGCGGCCGGCGGCCTGATGACGACGTCGACGCCCTCGCCGAGGACCGTGAGCTCGAAGTCCGTGACGAGGGCAGCGACCTCGACGAGCGCGTCGGTCCGGAGGGACAGGCCGGTCATCTCGCAGTCGATCCAGATGATCCGGTCGGAGATGGCGCGCTGGTTGGGCGAGTCGTTCGTCGTCGTCACCGGTCCACCATAGAGGCGCGGGCCGACAGGGTCCTGCACTAGCCTGCGGTCATGACTTCAGGGGATCCCGTCGGAGGGCTGGAGCGGTTGGAAGCCCGCGAATGGAGCCGTGAGCCGAACCCCACATGGAGACCCGTGCTCCGGAGGATCCTCACCGTCGGCGTCGCCACCGCGCTGCTGCTCGGGTCGCTGCTCATCCTGCTCGGGATCATCGGCGGCCAGCTCGAGACCCGTGTCGCCGTCCTGGCCGGCCTCATGGCGATCATCCCCCTCGTCATCATCGTCCCCACGTACCTCTGGCTCGACCGTTACGAGGCCGAGCCGGTTCGCTACCTCGTCTCCGCCTTCCTCTGGGGTGCGCTGATCGCCGTCGTCGGAGCCTTCTGGCTCAACACCCTCGGCCTGGTCCTGCTGGTCGACGCCAACTGGGTCGATCCGTTCGCCACCGGCGCGGTCTACCTCGCACCCGTGACCGAGGAGACCCTCAAGGGAATCGGGATCTTCCTCATCTACCTGCTGCGCCGGCACGAGTTCGACGGGATCATCGACGGCATCGTCTACGCGGGGCTCATCGGGGCCGGTTTCGCCTTCAGCGAGAACATCCTCTATCTCGGTCAGGCCTACACCGAGATGGGCAACGAGGGCCTGACGGCCACCTTCATCGTCCGCGGGTTGATGGGCCCCTTCGGACACCCGC is a genomic window containing:
- a CDS encoding MBL fold metallo-hydrolase, producing MDLTIVGCSGSFAGPDSPASSYLVRSEHEGRTWSIVLDLGNGALGHLQRHVDPLTVDAVLVSHLHVDHCIDLCGLYVMLKYVPGGSGREGLPAYGPEGTGDHLVRAYGNEEIEDVPGVFDFRTFTDREPVVVGPFTITPVRVEHPIEAYGFRVEADGRVLVYTGDTDLCDALTPLMTGADLVLADAAFVDGRDEVRGIHLSGSRAAEAAVRAGGVQRLMLTHLPAWNDPEQCRAQAAAVWPGEVELAKPGATYTV
- the rph gene encoding ribonuclease PH, which produces MTATRHDGRAPDETREVRITRGWLDHAEGSVLVEFGRTRVLCAASFTEGVPRWLKGRGTGWVTAEYAMLPRATNTRSDRESVKGRIGGRTHEISRLIGRSLRAVIDTKALGENTIVLDCDVLQADGGTRTAAITGAYVALADAIEDARARGLIAKGAQPLTGSVAAVSVGIVGGRAVIDLDYPEDSTAETDMNVVMTGDGRYIEVQGTAEGEPFDRALLDDLLELAAKGCADLTAAQRAALASGSEGVAS
- the rdgB gene encoding RdgB/HAM1 family non-canonical purine NTP pyrophosphatase yields the protein MTRLVLATRNHHKVEEMREILADVCTQLDLEIVGLDEFPDAPDVVEDGVTFETNAVLKAQSAAEATGLPALADDSGLAVDVLGGAPGIFSARWSGRKGAGADRANLELLLAQLDDVRHEHRGAAFVCAAALVLPDGRSAVEVGRFPGQVAREPRGTGGFGYDPIFVPDGQPDASLERTLAEYSPAEKNGVSHRHVAFRALVPRLRELLRP
- a CDS encoding molybdopterin-dependent oxidoreductase, giving the protein MSSTSPPRGSAAPHPSGRTGGRALAAARGLVSGLLTVGLATLLAALMQQVGATSGQPAPIAAVSGAFIDRTPAWLKDLAIAAFGSNDKRALLVGVVLVLAMGCLLIGVLATRRSRLALTAFALLGAVGGAAVLSRPEATAADAVPTLVGTAVGLWFLGRGYREPAASDVGNPARRLVLGAVVGGSAAYVGGWLGGDSTEATASREAIAREPARATPVAVPAGADLDVPGAAPFIVPNDDFYRIDTAIVVPRLTAEDWRLKVTGLIDREVEIDWATLQDKPMREALVTLACVSNEVGGDLVGNAVWTGWPVRELLALAGPRSGADMVLQTSADGWTCGTPLGALTDERNALLAVRMNGEPLPFEHGFPVRLVVPGLYGYVSACKWVTELKVTTFADDVGYWTPRGWSADGPIKTSSRIDVPRTGATVPAGRVAVAGVAWAQHRGVSSVEVQVDDGPWTAARLATDASIDAWRQWVLDWEARPGSHVLRVRARDRAGNLQSAVERPPAPNGAEGLHTIAVQVA
- a CDS encoding HNH endonuclease signature motif containing protein gives rise to the protein MPFIEAPLSPLELALRRGLGGHGLTPEGTVLQSAAQPRPPARLDLFPRGPVTELHVGPAGDRHGAGPGDRVDDQGEGQSQGQSQGEDEGLAAYLTLEQAAGALVAQIEALEERRARLDAELMEVYGALHTVLEQAHAAHQAQLPDGLPRESPAEASVSVEQLVVQEVALATPVPAFEVRRRLELAAAPRRHRPLLDRLATGSVSLLHAALIAGATRELPDDAIATITERVLAPMPDGSRPTHQVITRRLRRLVASSAGENATRGRRNALAARSAHGELTEHGTGLLSITTSAERTVAIMERLEALARALRAAGDPRTFAQLRSDLATDALLGHIYGPCSQHSRMTNSFLDGPPAVPTELASAPVTGATPVTAATPDLAATPDLAATPGTPPPWLAEADCAPCLPGAAVPIGAALVDGTALVDGTASVDGTASVDGTAEASQAGPCACAPVAPPAHVWIVVPFEVATGASDAACEMPGHGWVTARHAREIITAEGSQWRWLAVDALTGQALKLGTDRYRPTPAMTEQVRALDGHCRAPGCLVPARRCDIDHHVPYPEGETSTTNAGPLDRQHHNLKTARYSTCTPTADHELTRGLRWTTVAGRERTTYPKNYREALDDTPPHCDPRRSLDDPPPF
- a CDS encoding RidA family protein yields the protein MRQQVSTGSAWERHVGYSRAVRVGDTIHVAGTTAVRDGAVVGGGDAYLQTKAVLEIIVAALAELGASPVDVVRTRIFVTDITRWEEIGRAHGEVFGASRPAATMVQVSALIDPVLLVEIEADAVVGQAGS
- the bcp gene encoding thioredoxin-dependent thiol peroxidase, producing MSDRLQPGDQAPDFTLPDDTGATVRLSDFRGRKAIVYFYPAAMTPGCTTQACDFSESLESLRRDGYEVLGISKDEPGKLAKFRERDALTIPLLSDESLEVHRAYGAYGEKKLYGKTVEGVIRSTFVIDADGVIVHALYNVKATGHVAKLRRDLGLAV
- a CDS encoding DUF3618 domain-containing protein; this encodes MTETARIERDIEAARARLEGTVNELAYRAQPKVIAERQAQSLKLKLNEATHTPDGDLRVERVGAVVAAVVALVVVTALIRRRGRR
- a CDS encoding GroES family chaperonin; this encodes MSKTTSPTASRSGSAAGRLPIRMLHDRLLVSLEHEGERRSGGGILIPATATVGKRLAWAEVVATGPTVRQVKPGDRVLFDPEERAEVELQGHDYALLRERDIHAVAASRVEDGQTGLYL
- the orn gene encoding oligoribonuclease — its product is MTTTNDSPNQRAISDRIIWIDCEMTGLSLRTDALVEVAALVTDFELTVLGEGVDVVIRPPAAALDQMDEFVRDMHTTSGLLDELDGGVTLEEAQSLVLDYVRSFVPEPRKAPLGGNSVATDRGFLARDMPDLETHLHYRIIDVSSIKELSRRWYPRVYFNAPKKSGGHRALADIKESIAELRYYREAVFVPQPGPDSATAKALAESHVVEH
- a CDS encoding PrsW family intramembrane metalloprotease, encoding MLRRILTVGVATALLLGSLLILLGIIGGQLETRVAVLAGLMAIIPLVIIVPTYLWLDRYEAEPVRYLVSAFLWGALIAVVGAFWLNTLGLVLLVDANWVDPFATGAVYLAPVTEETLKGIGIFLIYLLRRHEFDGIIDGIVYAGLIGAGFAFSENILYLGQAYTEMGNEGLTATFIVRGLMGPFGHPLFTSLIGIGIGIAVSSRSTVVRSLAILGGWACAVLLHGAWNLSAIAGIEGFLSAYITYQVPLFIGFIGFLVWLRRREGRLIGQHLSPYADAGWLTHPEVGMLSHLGTRRAARAWARRRGGLAAQRSMDAFQDSASDLALLRARLVHGTAERDAARREMVLLEAITAHRKDFIGTPVL